In the Telopea speciosissima isolate NSW1024214 ecotype Mountain lineage chromosome 2, Tspe_v1, whole genome shotgun sequence genome, one interval contains:
- the LOC122650557 gene encoding uncharacterized protein LOC122650557 — protein sequence MDLFNVYYYYDGNVSHKLVDRDRYGYIDLVHDIYSTVLGHIPDGRALTFKCKATVPGGNEGVEVWNDQSLMQLFNIYDNDKIIRLYVFNVQESETDQTSQSYKINGFEREVIGRTTNTRRQRNIVGEPTLLRHQITTAPSSSRMPKKTVKRGGGATGLGISSSTPSSLAGSNEFEPVELNESADDDNWQLSEDELDRESGRSSDSSDDGEDESEEVVGEVFTDKVGEHGTGADSDYIPEEDKDEDESDRDGISDYDSEEYHSQFSQKSGVNDRKILELGVGMTFDCVQQYRTHLKNYAIQEGFEIYRQKNERTRVTVVCADDGCPWRIHASLANDGKTFIVRAYADKHTCSGRRTKLAAANLRWIVVKLGPHIRVDPDMPIKSMATLMKVQYGLQPSKQQLYRARMIAKEEIEGNHAKSFAQLPAYLNLIDEYNPGAVLNIQMEDRQDMNQNPVFKRVFVCFKACIKGLVQGRRPFIGLDGCHLKGKYGGVFLAAISLDGNNGLFPIAFGIVEAERKDSWMWFLDCLSIALQTETNFIPHLTFMSDKQKGLIDSIQQQFPRCNQRHCCRHLYANFRGVYPGAMLRTTFWTATKASTVANFQKTMGEKKDINVEAHEWLMRNPPAN from the exons ATGGATTTATTCAATGTTTATTACTATTATGATGGGAATGTTTCACATAAATTAGTCGATAGAGATAGGTATGGATATATTGACTTGGTGCATGACATCTATAGCACAGTCCTAGGTCATATACCAGATGGTAGAGCTTTGACTTTCAAATGCAAAGCTACAGTACCGGGTGGGAATGAGGGTGTAGAAGTGTGGAATGATCAATCATTGATGCAACTGTTTAACATTTATGATAATGACAAGATCATCAGACTGTATGTCTTCAATGTGCAAGAGAGTGAGACTGACCAAACAAGCCAATCTTATAAGATTAATGGATTTGAACGTGAGGTGATTGGTAGGACCACTAATACAAGAAGGCAAAGAAATATAGTTGGTGAACCTACATTGCTGAGACACCAAATTACTACTGCTCCTAGTAGTAGTAGAATGCCAAAGAAGACTgtcaaaaggggggggggtgctaCAGGTCTTGGTATTTCAAGTAGCACACCTTCCAGTCTTGCAGGATCTAATGAGTTTGAACCTGTGGAGTTGAATGAATCAGCTGATGATGATAATTGGCAACTTAGTGAGGATGAGCTGGATAGAGAAAGTGGTAGAAGCTCAGATTCTTCAGATGATGGTGAAGATGAATCTGAAGAAGTAGTGGGTGAGGTGTTTACAGACAAAGTTGGTGAGCATGGTACAGGGGCAGACTCAGATTATATTCCTGAGGAAGATAAAGATGAAGATGAGTCAGATAGGGATGGTATTTCAGACTATGATTCTGAGGAGTACCATTCACAATTCTCCCAAAAAAGTGGTGTGAATGATAGGAAAATATTGGAGTTGGGTGTAGGGATGACTTTTGATTGTGTGCAACAATATAGAACTCACTTAAAGAATTATGCAATTCAAGAGGGGTTTGAAATTTATAGGCAAAAAAATGAGAGGACTAGAGTAACTGTGGTTTGTGCAGATGATGGTTGCCCTTGGAGGATACATGCTTCTCTTGCAAATGATGGCAAGACTTTCATTGTCAGAGCATATGCAGACAAACATACTTGTAGTGGAAGAAGGACAAAATTGGCAGCAGCTAACTTAAGATGGATAGTAGTTAAACTTGGTCCTCACATCAGGGTAGATCCTGATATGCCCATTAAAAGCATGGCAACACTGATGAAGGTACAATATGGACTACAACCAAGCAAGCAACAGTTGTATAGGGCAAGAATGATTGCCAAAGAAGAGATTGAAGGCAATCATGCTAAATCATTTGCACAGTTGCCAGCTTATCTTAATTTGATTGATGAGTATAACCCTGGAGCAGTACTCAACATTCAAATGGAGGATAGGCAGGATATGAATCAGAATCCTGTGTTTAAGAGGGTGTTTGTGTGTTTTAAAGCATGTATAAAAGGTCTTGTACAAGGGCGTAGGCCATTTATAGGATTAGATGGTTGCCACCTAAAGGGAAAGTATGGAGGTGTGTTTTTAGCAGCAATATCATTAGATGGAAATAATGGTTTATTTCCAATTGCATTTGGAATAGTAGAGGCTGAGAGAAAAGATAGTTGGATGTGGTTCTTGGATTGCTTAAGCATTGCTCTACAAACAGAGACAAACTTTATACCCCACTTGACCTTTATGTCTGACAAGCAGAAG GGTCTAATTGATTCAATTCAACAACAATTCCCTCGATGTAATCAGAGACATTGTTGTAGGCATTTATATGCCAACTTTAGGGGTGTTTATCCTGGAGCAATGTTGAGGACTACCTTCTGGACTGCTACCAAAGCATCAACTGTTGCTAATTTTCAGAAAACTATGGGGGAGAAGAAAGATATAAATGTAGAAGCTCATGAATGGTTGATGAGAAACCCACCTGCTAACTAG